A section of the Oryza sativa Japonica Group chromosome 1, ASM3414082v1 genome encodes:
- the LOC4324059 gene encoding protein DELAY OF GERMINATION 1, translating into MPPPSPHPPHRNGNHVPAPSGESFAKFFECWISEQSRDLAALRSAASAATNPAAPPDDAELHRLVNRVLGHYEHYYRTKSAAASTDVLRMFSPSWTSTTENLYLWCGGWRPTAALHLLYSKSGAQLETQLPVFLAGGGLGAGDLGDLSAEQLQAADQLQRITVSKEREIENAAASAQESLATVKMVELAGGGGMDAEGMEMEMRSKADGMRRVLEMADGLRLETMREVVALLRPSQAVHFLIAAAELHLAVHEFGRRKDGDGAASPPPA; encoded by the exons atgccgccgccgtcgccgcacccACCTCACCGCAACGGCAACCACGTCCCGGCGCCCTCCGGCGAGTCGTTCGCCAAGTTCTTCGAGTGCTGGATCTCCGAGCAGTCCCGCGacctcgccgcgctccgctccgccgcgtcggcggcgacgaaccccgcggcgccgcccgacgacgccgagctccaccgcctcGTCAACCGGGTCCTCGGCCACTACGAGCACTACTACCGGAccaagtccgccgccgcctccaccgacgtGCTCCGCATGTTCTCCCCGTCGTGGACCTCCACCACCGAGAACCTCTACCTCTGGTGCGGCGGATGGCGCCCCACTGCCGCGCTCCACCTGCTCTACTCCAAGTCCGGCGCGCAGCTCGAGACCCAGCTCCCGGtgttcctcgccggcggcggcctcggggcGGGCGACCTCGGCGACCTCTCCGCCGAGCAGCTCCAGGCCGCCGACCAGCTTCAGCGGATAACCGTCAGCAAGGAACGGGAGATCGAGAACGCCGCCGCGAGTGCACAG GAGTCGTTGGCGACGGTGAAGATGGTGGAGCTagccggaggcggcgggatggaCGCGGAggggatggagatggagatgaggAGCAAGGCGGACGGGATGAGGCGCGTGCTGGAGATGGCAGACGGGCTGAGGCTGGAGACGatgagggaggtggtggcgctgcTCCGCCCGTCGCAGGCCGTGCACttcctcatcgccgccgccgagctccaccTCGCCGTGCACGAGTTCGGCAGGCgcaaggacggcgacggcgccgcgtcgccgccgccggcgtga